From the Hyphomicrobium sp. ghe19 genome, one window contains:
- a CDS encoding tape measure protein has product MVQKLSELRVRAAMDAGQYKAGMDQKVAADQAGAASSQRLSTSVTSSQQKISVAGSVVERLSRQYVDGYAATQRFETAIRQLGRGVETGNVPLGQAGTILDGINKKFGMTASAAQLAESGYTKLAATVEKANAVMAGQTNSAGAIDQRLNVKDDFGTVARAADIAAFGEELDRLEAKYNPLLSAQKQYAASIEEINRALKVGAIDEAAHTAALARAEAAYRQVRSGASQGVVASTDEASDGLRKLGQAAAALDGPLGGVASRFRSLGELIRQTNVSTVVMTLGLSGAVLAVKRFAVGFADTWSDLNARVGLAIGNMDNSAAALNRIATIARRTYSALDQTAESYIQNSTVLKELGKTTTQQLDYTEALNLAMVVSGAKGDRAAQVQESLARAMALGSLRGVELNTVIRTGGRVSEVLAEELGVTTNQLRRVGEQGKITASVIYNALTKRMETLRAEAEKMPATIGDALMIMRNSLMQTIGVFDQNNKLSESLATAIIGIADSMSVLVKAAVGVAAIFAGRLVAAYAGAAAAAIQYRFAVATGNAVVIGSATANEMRARSALEAAMADRTGAVSATAATAAQNAHVAALARTTLAARVSTIAMRGLQSVFAFFGGPVGLAFTAISVGLAVWATRATLATRAMESHRSIVEQIREAYERAGAASGNWADKIAKGTWLDATRNLQDFKTELQTVRNSVGKIPTFMARGDSSQLANINQVNDLIAKFRDGALSASDFRTAIDDLSRTDRSLAIGLGPALLAIAKNAAEVESKVQGAEAAIRAINGVMTDGDKKTLGLEPPPTAHLSEDDNAKKMREAFEQRLLQAQQRIELARLELSLEGQSVAVQEQARAAAEIRQSLEEEALRIYGNKEQYDRKHYLALVAEADQLNTINQRLKQAETLRGLRFEREQLGRSDIDQTVYSRMQSLGLLTDGKIVGAQNEMIAAEIRFNEQLSRSIEIQKEFASSFLHDMMAGKSATEALGNALSNLASKMLDNSLNMLFAGLSGGGFIKGGGGLFGGNILPGILHSGGIAGNDNYPRRSVPLAAFAGAPRYHNGGIAGASPFRPGEMPAILQKGEIVLPKGQAAGSGQGGSQRLDVRVSLDSDMLRAVVVDESGRQVAASQKRMAAALPSTIVDVVRQARNDRKI; this is encoded by the coding sequence GTGGTCCAGAAGCTCAGCGAACTACGCGTCCGAGCCGCGATGGATGCCGGCCAGTACAAGGCCGGTATGGATCAGAAAGTCGCCGCAGACCAAGCGGGCGCTGCTTCAAGCCAACGCCTGAGCACGTCCGTTACGTCCAGTCAGCAAAAGATCAGCGTAGCTGGCAGCGTGGTCGAGAGATTGTCGCGTCAGTATGTCGATGGGTATGCGGCCACGCAACGGTTCGAAACGGCGATCCGTCAGCTCGGGCGTGGGGTTGAAACCGGTAACGTACCGCTCGGGCAAGCCGGCACCATTCTCGATGGGATCAACAAAAAGTTCGGAATGACTGCTAGCGCGGCGCAGCTCGCGGAGTCCGGCTACACTAAGCTTGCCGCGACCGTTGAAAAGGCCAACGCCGTTATGGCAGGGCAGACGAATTCAGCGGGCGCAATCGATCAGCGGCTGAATGTGAAGGACGATTTCGGAACGGTTGCGCGTGCTGCCGACATCGCTGCGTTTGGTGAGGAGCTTGATCGCCTTGAGGCAAAATACAATCCGCTCCTCTCTGCACAAAAGCAGTATGCCGCCTCGATCGAGGAAATTAACCGCGCCCTCAAAGTCGGAGCGATCGACGAGGCAGCACATACCGCGGCATTGGCTCGAGCCGAGGCCGCCTATCGACAAGTTCGATCCGGTGCCTCGCAGGGCGTAGTCGCTTCCACCGATGAAGCGAGCGACGGCCTGCGCAAATTAGGCCAGGCCGCGGCTGCGCTCGACGGACCTCTTGGCGGGGTCGCCTCGCGGTTCCGGAGCCTTGGCGAACTGATCCGGCAAACCAATGTAAGCACGGTCGTGATGACGCTCGGCCTCAGCGGTGCGGTGTTGGCGGTGAAGAGGTTTGCCGTCGGCTTCGCTGACACTTGGTCGGATCTCAACGCGCGCGTTGGGTTGGCGATCGGCAACATGGACAACAGTGCGGCCGCTCTCAACCGCATTGCGACTATTGCTCGGCGAACATATTCGGCGCTCGATCAGACCGCCGAAAGTTACATTCAAAACTCCACCGTTCTGAAAGAGCTCGGCAAGACCACAACGCAGCAACTCGACTATACGGAAGCTCTCAACCTCGCGATGGTCGTATCCGGAGCTAAGGGTGATCGCGCCGCCCAAGTGCAGGAATCGCTTGCAAGAGCGATGGCATTGGGAAGTTTGCGCGGCGTCGAACTCAATACGGTCATCCGGACCGGCGGCCGTGTTTCAGAGGTACTTGCCGAGGAACTTGGAGTGACCACCAACCAGCTACGCCGGGTTGGCGAGCAGGGAAAAATCACGGCATCTGTCATTTACAATGCGCTCACGAAGCGCATGGAGACGTTGCGCGCAGAAGCGGAAAAGATGCCCGCCACGATCGGCGACGCGCTGATGATCATGCGCAACTCGCTGATGCAAACCATTGGCGTCTTCGACCAGAACAACAAGCTCTCGGAGTCTCTCGCGACGGCGATCATTGGCATTGCTGATAGCATGTCGGTGCTAGTCAAGGCCGCAGTGGGAGTGGCGGCGATCTTCGCCGGACGGCTCGTGGCTGCCTATGCAGGTGCAGCAGCGGCCGCCATTCAATACCGTTTTGCCGTCGCGACCGGCAATGCCGTCGTCATCGGGAGTGCCACGGCAAATGAAATGCGCGCACGCAGCGCCTTGGAAGCTGCTATGGCCGATCGAACGGGGGCAGTATCGGCGACTGCCGCGACGGCGGCGCAAAATGCGCACGTGGCGGCGTTGGCGCGTACGACGCTCGCGGCAAGAGTGTCGACGATCGCTATGCGGGGTTTACAATCGGTGTTCGCCTTTTTTGGTGGACCCGTCGGCCTCGCATTCACGGCGATCTCGGTCGGTCTAGCGGTCTGGGCAACACGCGCCACCCTCGCGACGAGGGCGATGGAATCGCACCGCTCTATCGTTGAGCAGATCCGGGAGGCCTATGAGCGCGCTGGCGCGGCTTCGGGTAATTGGGCGGATAAGATCGCCAAAGGAACATGGCTCGACGCCACGCGCAATCTCCAGGACTTCAAAACTGAATTACAGACTGTGAGGAACAGCGTCGGCAAGATCCCGACGTTTATGGCCCGCGGTGACTCCTCGCAGCTTGCAAACATTAATCAAGTCAACGATCTCATCGCGAAATTTCGCGACGGCGCGCTGTCAGCTTCAGATTTTCGAACTGCTATCGACGATCTTTCTCGCACTGATCGGTCACTCGCCATTGGGTTGGGACCGGCGCTCCTAGCTATTGCCAAGAACGCTGCGGAAGTGGAATCGAAAGTCCAAGGTGCTGAAGCCGCGATCCGCGCCATCAATGGCGTCATGACGGATGGGGACAAGAAGACGCTCGGCTTGGAGCCACCTCCGACCGCCCATCTAAGCGAAGACGATAACGCCAAAAAAATGCGGGAAGCGTTTGAGCAGCGTCTGTTGCAGGCCCAGCAGCGTATCGAACTCGCTCGCCTTGAACTCAGTTTGGAAGGACAGAGCGTTGCAGTGCAGGAGCAGGCGCGGGCGGCGGCGGAAATTCGTCAGTCGCTCGAAGAGGAAGCGCTTCGCATCTATGGCAACAAGGAACAGTACGACCGAAAACATTATCTCGCCCTCGTCGCTGAAGCAGACCAGCTCAACACTATCAATCAACGCCTCAAGCAAGCGGAGACGCTACGGGGCCTAAGGTTCGAACGGGAACAATTGGGTCGCAGCGACATCGATCAAACTGTCTATTCGCGCATGCAGTCGCTGGGTCTGCTGACGGACGGGAAGATCGTTGGCGCTCAAAACGAAATGATTGCCGCCGAAATCCGCTTCAATGAACAGCTCTCACGTTCGATCGAGATCCAGAAGGAATTCGCGAGCTCATTCCTTCACGACATGATGGCAGGTAAATCGGCGACCGAAGCGCTGGGCAATGCCCTGAGTAACCTGGCGAGCAAGATGCTCGACAATTCGCTCAACATGCTCTTCGCTGGTCTGTCCGGAGGTGGCTTCATAAAGGGAGGAGGGGGCCTCTTCGGCGGCAATATTCTGCCGGGAATCCTTCACTCAGGCGGCATCGCGGGCAACGACAACTATCCGCGTCGGAGCGTTCCGCTCGCCGCGTTCGCAGGCGCCCCGCGCTACCACAATGGCGGCATAGCTGGCGCCTCGCCGTTCCGCCCTGGGGAAATGCCCGCGATTCTGCAGAAGGGCGAGATCGTGTTGCCGAAGGGGCAGGCGGCCGGAAGCGGACAGGGCGGTTCTCAACGTCTCGATGTCCGTGTCTCGCTCGATAGCGACATGCTTCGCGCAGTTGTCGTCGACGAAAGCGGTCGTCAGGTTGCCGCCAGCCAGAAACGAATGGCCGCGGCCCTACCCAGTACGATCGTCGACGTCGTGCGCCAGGCGCGCAACGACCGCAAGATCTAA
- a CDS encoding phage tail tube protein, with protein MTDSNRTRLAVCRETSLGVTPENPVMRAARHAGETLQFQPTFITSDEIRSDRMSADPIKVNETNQGAVNIRLSYPVDESPLSLFFESLMFQAWTNTPFRDNAGTADSAITAVTAEDGVFTVVAGAAFTAGHLVKTSGFANAGNNGLFVLKTGSATVPAVGDDLLTDEAAPPENARIKVVGFQGAAGDIQAAADAITSTALDLSALGIVPGQWIKVGGFGAAYRFATAAVNAYARVIGVAAHKLTLDNLPMGWAVDNGAGKTIRVFFGDHVKNGVDRRSLTIERGFLAQAVPSYIIQRGMVVAQGELTWTTEEMITGSVTFNGLTGELTTVPLDASPLPATTAPIMSANVNVGRIAESGVAVAGPNYVKSASVTVNNNLRMISAVGHVGAVDIGVGECAVTGTLETYFGDKALAEKLLDGTVGNINLRSQKDGQAVIVSLPRVTFTEGSPSAGAKNQDVMLPLNYQASMDSLTNAHVLIDRLEYVEN; from the coding sequence TTGACGGACAGCAATCGGACGCGGCTTGCCGTATGCCGCGAGACTTCACTCGGCGTAACGCCGGAAAACCCGGTGATGCGTGCCGCCCGCCACGCGGGCGAGACGCTGCAATTCCAGCCGACGTTCATCACGTCGGACGAAATTCGTTCAGACCGGATGAGCGCTGATCCGATCAAGGTCAACGAGACGAACCAAGGCGCCGTCAACATCCGGCTCTCCTATCCTGTCGATGAAAGCCCGCTGTCGCTTTTCTTCGAGTCGCTGATGTTTCAGGCGTGGACCAACACCCCCTTCCGTGACAACGCCGGGACGGCGGATAGTGCCATTACAGCTGTCACGGCAGAGGACGGTGTTTTCACGGTAGTCGCTGGCGCGGCGTTCACCGCCGGCCATCTCGTCAAGACCTCTGGCTTTGCGAACGCCGGCAACAACGGGTTGTTCGTCCTGAAGACCGGCTCGGCGACAGTCCCGGCCGTTGGCGATGACCTCTTGACGGACGAGGCCGCGCCGCCAGAAAACGCGCGCATCAAGGTCGTCGGCTTCCAAGGTGCCGCCGGCGACATCCAGGCGGCGGCCGACGCGATCACTTCGACCGCACTCGACCTTTCCGCTCTCGGTATTGTTCCAGGCCAGTGGATCAAGGTCGGAGGATTTGGCGCCGCCTATCGATTCGCAACGGCGGCGGTCAATGCCTACGCGCGCGTCATCGGCGTCGCTGCACACAAGCTGACTTTAGACAACCTGCCGATGGGTTGGGCCGTCGACAATGGCGCCGGTAAAACCATCCGTGTCTTCTTCGGCGATCATGTGAAGAACGGTGTCGATCGGCGCTCATTGACGATCGAACGTGGGTTCTTGGCGCAAGCGGTGCCGAGCTACATCATCCAGCGCGGGATGGTAGTGGCGCAAGGCGAGCTCACTTGGACGACGGAGGAAATGATCACCGGCTCGGTGACGTTCAATGGCTTGACCGGCGAACTGACGACGGTGCCTCTTGACGCATCTCCTCTTCCGGCCACGACGGCGCCGATTATGTCGGCAAACGTTAACGTCGGCCGCATCGCGGAATCCGGCGTCGCCGTGGCGGGCCCGAACTACGTCAAATCGGCGTCAGTGACGGTCAACAATAATCTCAGAATGATCAGCGCCGTCGGGCACGTCGGCGCCGTCGACATCGGTGTCGGCGAGTGTGCGGTCACCGGTACGCTGGAAACCTATTTCGGCGACAAGGCGCTCGCCGAGAAGCTTCTCGACGGCACGGTGGGCAATATCAATCTGCGGTCGCAGAAGGATGGACAGGCTGTGATCGTCAGCTTGCCGCGTGTGACTTTCACGGAAGGCTCACCATCGGCCGGAGCCAAGAACCAGGACGTGATGCTGCCGCTCAACTACCAGGCGAGCATGGATAGCCTGACGAACGCGCACGTACTCATTGATCGTTTGGAATATGTGGAGAATTGA
- a CDS encoding peptidoglycan-binding protein, which produces MTNLITRNDLARMYPRAPAAWLDAFVKLCPALMQFYKVDRLRWVHMNGQVAAEADGLALNPMRENMNFDAKRMLEVYAYRLNLFVKQKPPTKIDGRIFSSAAALAAYIQHKPKIIADVVYGGREGTPWMQGHLYIGRGPIQITHLDGYKAIGAEIARQPGGAVYDLVANPEILETDPEVGVRSTFAKFQIDGLWHWCDRDDCYTLSDALNTGNIHDNVKPHGLPRRQSETARAKAIWPADAWGVIRGNATDAEPVATAPAAQPAAVTPSYPVLSFGSQGPDVERLQRRLSELGFPVGRIESPFIFGKLTKSALVAFQAEHELFIDGIAGPRTWDVLEQAGKRDLGDRQALTAADLAASGSKTIAVTRRAKRWLLGFKGFGLFELFDQIFNIGFLDGLISQGERFASLFKRGKALAEDVVPDAVAAAPTAGMHGVIMVFLMVSIVLAAIAYRWFSKIEKTRVKDAQEGNNVAR; this is translated from the coding sequence GTGACCAATCTGATCACGCGCAACGACCTTGCGCGCATGTACCCGCGCGCGCCGGCCGCTTGGCTCGACGCATTCGTGAAGCTCTGCCCGGCGCTGATGCAGTTCTACAAAGTCGATCGGCTGCGCTGGGTGCACATGAACGGCCAGGTCGCCGCCGAAGCGGACGGTCTCGCGCTGAATCCCATGCGCGAGAATATGAACTTTGACGCCAAGAGGATGCTCGAGGTCTATGCGTACCGCTTAAACCTCTTCGTCAAGCAGAAGCCGCCGACCAAGATTGACGGCCGGATCTTCTCGAGCGCAGCGGCGCTTGCCGCCTACATCCAACACAAGCCAAAGATCATCGCGGACGTTGTTTACGGCGGTCGCGAGGGGACGCCGTGGATGCAGGGCCACCTCTACATCGGTCGTGGGCCAATTCAGATCACGCACCTTGATGGCTACAAGGCGATCGGGGCTGAGATCGCTCGCCAGCCGGGCGGGGCCGTCTACGATCTAGTGGCGAATCCCGAGATCTTGGAGACTGATCCCGAGGTCGGGGTCCGATCCACTTTTGCAAAGTTTCAAATCGACGGGCTTTGGCATTGGTGCGATCGCGACGACTGCTATACGCTCTCCGACGCACTCAACACCGGCAACATTCACGACAACGTAAAGCCGCACGGGCTGCCTCGACGCCAGTCGGAGACGGCGCGCGCGAAAGCGATCTGGCCTGCTGACGCGTGGGGCGTCATTCGCGGCAACGCGACCGACGCAGAACCCGTCGCGACAGCCCCTGCAGCTCAGCCGGCGGCGGTGACCCCGAGCTACCCCGTCCTCTCGTTTGGCTCGCAGGGCCCGGATGTCGAACGTCTCCAGCGCCGACTGAGCGAACTGGGGTTCCCGGTCGGGCGGATTGAAAGCCCCTTCATTTTCGGAAAACTCACCAAAAGCGCCTTGGTGGCCTTTCAGGCCGAACACGAGCTCTTCATCGATGGCATCGCCGGTCCGAGAACGTGGGACGTCCTGGAGCAAGCCGGAAAGCGCGATCTCGGCGATCGCCAGGCTCTGACGGCGGCCGATCTTGCCGCGTCCGGATCGAAGACGATCGCAGTGACGCGTCGGGCAAAGCGCTGGCTGCTGGGCTTCAAGGGCTTCGGCCTCTTCGAGCTTTTCGACCAGATCTTCAACATCGGCTTCCTCGACGGCTTGATCTCCCAGGGCGAGCGGTTCGCTTCGCTGTTCAAGCGCGGAAAGGCGCTGGCTGAGGACGTCGTTCCGGATGCCGTGGCGGCCGCGCCAACTGCCGGAATGCATGGCGTCATCATGGTCTTTTTGATGGTGTCGATCGTCTTGGCCGCGATTGCCTATCGCTGGTTCAGCAAGATCGAGAAGACGCGGGTCAAAGACGCCCAAGAGGGCAACAACGTAGCGAGGTAG
- a CDS encoding DUF6950 family protein, with the protein MAVDEHLKEVDFIWGQTDCAVLFSDVVFAITDCDPFEIAGRWSSALGAAKALARTGHRSVKSFCDASFDTISPSMARRGDAGYVGNPEDPLTSPAIVLGAEAISRGLDGWVRFPVSTLTTAYRIG; encoded by the coding sequence ATGGCTGTCGATGAGCATCTTAAAGAGGTGGACTTCATTTGGGGGCAGACCGATTGCGCGGTTCTGTTCTCCGATGTGGTCTTTGCGATCACTGACTGCGATCCGTTTGAAATCGCGGGACGCTGGAGCTCAGCGCTGGGCGCCGCGAAGGCGTTGGCGCGCACCGGACATCGCTCGGTCAAATCATTCTGTGACGCGTCGTTTGATACCATTTCCCCTTCGATGGCTCGTCGCGGTGATGCCGGTTACGTCGGCAACCCCGAGGATCCGTTGACCAGCCCCGCCATTGTGCTCGGCGCAGAGGCAATCTCGCGCGGCCTAGACGGCTGGGTGCGCTTCCCCGTCAGCACGCTGACCACCGCATATAGGATCGGCTAG
- a CDS encoding acyltransferase → MKSEKLTAGDRIEIIDVFRFLCVLAVAVFHFALQALPASYATFNLGLVGVQVFFVISGFVIAVTLERCASIGEFAWRRFVRLYPAFLAAATVTAAGTYLLGIPLVSPYSYFSNVSLAILFGSPAPYVDGVYWTLGVELKFYVCAALFWAVFGRNFWIGLLVVTALTSYFRPFALVVWTQPNHMPLFLCGVAMWLAFIEKKTAKAVILTIASVILYQANNTDLLPYNQTMIWLPVAALALGVYAVPHLSFGPAALLGKMSYSMYLVHNNLGRCLLIKLGAFAWLPFPVKVTIVIVATYCIAALLYYAVELPVAEWLRSLRARIKAEAAPSAKPLASNRPMAFPPPLGDRRQHQADFIGDGHEILSR, encoded by the coding sequence ATGAAAAGCGAAAAGCTGACTGCTGGCGACCGCATCGAGATAATCGACGTGTTCCGGTTCCTATGCGTGCTGGCCGTTGCCGTATTTCATTTTGCGCTGCAAGCGCTGCCAGCATCGTATGCCACCTTTAATCTTGGCCTTGTGGGCGTCCAGGTCTTCTTCGTCATTTCCGGCTTCGTGATAGCTGTCACGTTGGAGCGGTGTGCCAGCATAGGTGAGTTTGCATGGCGGCGATTTGTGCGGCTCTACCCAGCGTTTCTGGCCGCAGCAACCGTCACAGCCGCCGGGACATATCTGCTCGGCATTCCGCTTGTCTCGCCCTACTCGTATTTTTCGAACGTTTCGCTCGCGATACTATTTGGCTCCCCGGCCCCCTACGTTGATGGCGTCTATTGGACCCTCGGGGTGGAGCTAAAATTCTACGTCTGTGCCGCGTTATTCTGGGCAGTGTTCGGCCGGAATTTCTGGATCGGCCTTTTAGTCGTCACCGCGCTCACGAGCTACTTCCGGCCGTTCGCTTTGGTAGTTTGGACGCAACCTAATCACATGCCACTGTTCCTGTGCGGCGTTGCGATGTGGTTGGCCTTCATTGAGAAGAAGACGGCCAAGGCGGTCATACTCACGATTGCCAGCGTCATCCTTTATCAGGCCAATAACACCGACCTTCTGCCTTACAATCAAACGATGATATGGCTGCCGGTTGCGGCGCTTGCCCTCGGCGTTTACGCGGTGCCGCATTTGTCTTTTGGGCCCGCGGCACTGCTCGGCAAAATGTCGTACAGCATGTACTTGGTTCACAACAATCTCGGCAGATGCCTGCTCATCAAGCTCGGCGCGTTCGCATGGCTGCCGTTCCCGGTGAAAGTAACAATCGTAATCGTGGCGACGTATTGCATCGCGGCGCTTCTCTACTACGCAGTTGAGCTTCCCGTAGCAGAGTGGTTGCGTTCTCTCAGGGCTCGGATCAAGGCGGAGGCCGCGCCAAGTGCGAAGCCGTTGGCCAGCAACCGCCCGATGGCATTTCCACCGCCCCTAGGTGATCGGCGGCAGCATCAAGCCGATTTCATCGGCGACGGCCACGAGATCCTCAGCCGTTGA